Within Mongoliitalea daihaiensis, the genomic segment AGTTTTAAAAAGTCTCTTTGTCCCAATGTTTTTAAAAGAACCTGTTTTTTTAGAATAAAAGTGATTTTTTGATAGAAAAAGCAAAACTTTATTTTGAATTGAATCTACTGGAACGATTTCTGTTTTTCTAAGAGTATGAAAAAGAGGATTCTCATCTATATTTTCCTTCTACTAAATCTATTGATTATTGGACTTGCCTTAACAGATGTAGGGAACAAAATCATTTGGCATACTACACAGCCAGTTGAGCAATTTCAAGCGAACGAAGTAGAGCAACAATTCTATGTGCAATAGTTGTTGCTTTGGGAGTGGTTTTACACTTTTGGAGTGGGCTGAATAAAAACCGAACTTTATTTCTTCATTTCATGATTAAATAGCTATTATTGATAAGTTTTCTTTGAAGCAGACGAGCGAATGAAAAAAATTTTACTGATTGAGGATGACTTGAGTTATCAAAAGCTTATTAAAAGTTTTTTGACCAAACAAAGCTTCCAAGTTTTTTCTTGTGAACAAAAAAAAGAAGCTTTCAAATGGCTGGAACAAGAAAAAATCGATCTTGTAATCACTGATTACTGGCTTCCTGACGGGACAGGATTAGATATTTTGAAACAAATCAAAATAAGCTATCCAGCTCTCAAGGTAATTTTTATTTCCAATTATTCAGAAGTACGCATTGCAGTAAAAGCGATGAAGGTGGGCGCGTTTGAGTATATCACTAAGCCTATCAATCCTGATGAATTGCTTCAGACAATCAAGCAAGCATTGAATACTAAAGAGGAGAGCTCTGCACAATCTCAAGAACTCACTTTTGTGGTCGGGAAAAGTCAATCCTTCAAAAAGATTTTCAAGCACGTGGAATTGGTGGCCCCCACTGATCTCTCAGTGCTACTCATTGGAGAAACTGGGACTGGTAAAGAATATTTGGCAAGAAAAATCCATGCCTTATCCAATAGAGGCTCTGGTCCTTTTGTTGCAGTGGATTGCGGTGCCATATCGAGTGACTTGTCAAGTTCAGAATTTTTTGGACATGTCAAAGGAGCATTTACGGGTGCAGTAGGGGATAAGACGGGATACCTTGAGTTTGCGAATGGAGGAACCTTGTTTTTGGATGAAATAGGAAATCTTCAACCAGAAATTCAATCCAAACTATTACGTGCTTTACAGGAGCGCTCGGTTAAAAAAGTAGGATCCAATCAGGAAGTACCCCTAGATATCCGGATTATTGCTGCCACCAATGAAGATTTGGAAAATCAACAGCAATCAAATTTCCGTTTGGATCTATATCATAGAATCAACGAATTCAGAATAGATGTACCGCCTCTTAGAGATAGAAAAGAAGACATTGCCTTGTTTACTGAGCATTTTCTTCAACAAAGTAATGTACAGTTTAACAAATCGGTGGAAGGATTGAGTGAACAAGTAGCACGTGTTTTTTTTCAACATACATGGCAAGGAAATCTTAGAGAACTAAAGAATATATTGAGAAGAGCAGTACTGTTAGCTGAAGCAAGCAAAATAACAGAAGACTTATTACCTGCTGATTTTTTAAAAAGCCCTAAAACGATGGACGAATCCCCCAATAATCTCTCAGATTATTCTATTACAGATGTTGGTTCTTTTAAAGAGCATACAGAGATTTTGGAAGAAAAATTGATATCGGAGGCTTTAGAGCTTTTTCGTCATAATAAATCGAAAGCAGCAGCTCATTTGGGTATTGACAGAAAAACCTTGTATTTAAAAATGAAAAAATTTGGAATAAATTAAAGTTTAGATGAAGTGTTTAAAGGCAGCCAAGATTGGCTGCCTTTTTTTGGTTGGGGTTTAATTGAAAATATATCTAACGCCTAATTGCATCTGCCAAACATCACCTATGTTGGCTGTTCTAACAAATGAATTGCGAGGAATCTCTCCACCTGATGGATTGAGGCGATAGGTAGGCACATTGGTTATCGGATCAATATTGACAATGCCGATAGGGCTTTCATTGGCAATGATTTGACCAGTTCCCCAATTGTTATTGAGCATATTGGTGAAGTTGAAAACATCCGCACGCAATTGCAAGGTATTTCTCTTGCCCCCTACATTGATGAAGAATTCCTGCATGAATGATAAATCCAATCTACCGACTAAGGGAAATTGAACTGCATTTCTCACGGCATACATACCTCTTCTTGAATTAAGATGGGAGTCTTGTTGGATAAATTCATTGAAAATATCCCGTTGGTCTTGAGCCGTATAGCTTATGCCATTTAAGGTGAATGGTTCAAACTGCATCTCTTGCAATTGGGATTCGGTTGGTACAAATATCAAATCATTTCCTGCTATCAAATCCCCATTGATATCAGTGTTATAGACATACGAATCTACACCTTGATTTCTAAGTTCATAAAACAAGGAAATGGTAGAGGCGTAATTTTTCCCATATTCTTTTTTATAACCTACTGAACTGATCAATCGATGTCTTTGGTCATCTAGAGAGAACCCAAGTTCAGGGAAATTCCCTCCTCTTACGGAGTGGATGTTTTCATACGATAAAAAATGCTGCGTATTTCCATCTACCATGTTTTTGGCTTCGGCATACGTATAAGCTGCCATAGCATGAAGACCGTTGTCAAAATATTTTTTCAATTGGAATGTCAAACTGTAAGAGTATCCCTTTGATGTATTATCCATAACTACAGCATTGGTAATAGTTGGATTTCTCCGATTAGCTTCATCTGAGAAACCATATAGTGGGCGATTGTCCGGTCCTGCTAAGTTTCTCGATGATGGTAGTAAATTTGCATCATAGAAAATCAAATCATGCACCTGTGAAGTGTAAATACCTTCTACAGTAGCCACAATTCCGCCCCATATTTCTTTATCAATTCCTATGTTTGTTCGCCACACTTGCGGATTTCTAAATCGGGGATCTATGTACGCTAGATCGTAAGTTTCAGGTCTGCCTCCATTCTGAGGAATGTAAGCATTTGGATCTGGATTGAATGGGAAATTCGTTGTATTGTCTTCTCTGATTTGGCCTTGCAGCATCCCATTGGTATTGACCATATTGGAAATGTTGACATAAATTGGTCTACCGGAGAATAACCCCGTCCCCCCTCTGATTTGGAAAGTTCGATCACCTGTCACATCCCAATTGAAGCCAAGCCGTGGACTCCACATAAATTGCGGTTCGGGAAGTCTATCTGTTCTGATTTCAATAGGTTCTCCATTGGGCCTTCTAAAATCAAGCGTTGCAGCTTCAGGATTAAGTAGAGCTGTTTGATCATAGAATGGCACATCTAATCTAACTCCTAGTGTCAACTTAAAATTATTCGTAACATTGATCTCATCTTGTACATAGGCACTTGCAATGTATGCCCTGGTCACTGCTGTTGGTACAGATCCATCGGCAAGAGCTGAGAATTGTCGTTGAAATCTCCTTAATTCAATTGCTTCTCCTGCCGCATCCCGATAAAAATCATCCAAAGAATTGTAGACATAATGACCAAAGAAGGTAGGAGTAAAGGTGTATTCGAAATTAAAGAGTTCAAAATTTACCCCTGCGGTAAGGGTATGGTTATTTAAGTAAGCTGAAAAATTATTTTGAAACTGCCAAACATCCGAGTTGAGTGCTCTATTAGGTGAAAGTAAATCTGTACCGAATGTGATGTAATTTCTTCCATCCTGCAATATATCTACCATAGGGAAATCTCCGCCTTCCCAACTTCTGAAGTTTCTATTGGAGGTAAGCCCAAATCGTAATTCATTAGAAAATCTGTTCCCGAATGATGAGTTGAGTTCAATGATACCTGAATAAATATTATCGTTCAATAAGTAATTTGAATTTTGGAAATTGAGTGAAAATAGGTTTTGGTTTCTTCCACCAAATCCCAAAGATGTACGTGCCACTGGTCTATCTCTTGAAGAAATCAAGGTATTGAATCGGGCGCTTAGATGATGGTTTTCATTGATGTTATAGTCGAATTTGATCAAAAATTTGTCAGAAACTGTAGGTAAATTATAATCCTCGTACAATCCTGGGTCATAGTCAAAATTGGAAACCAAGAAATTCCTCAATTCATCCATATCAGATTGTAGTACTCGGGTTACATTGGCGCCTGTTCTTCCTGGTGCGCTTGCAACAAATGGGGAATTGGGATCTGATCTTCGTTCGGATTCTGCCGAAACGAAAAAGAATAACTTGTTTTTGATAATTGGACCACCCAATCTAAATCCGTACTGCTGCACATTGAAATCACTGGTGACTACTTCGGTTCCTCTTGCGTTGGATCCGACAAGTCTTTCATTCCTGTTGGTTATAAATGCAGAACCTCTAAATTCATTATCTCCGGACCGTGTGATTGCATTAATAGCAGCACCGGTAAATCCACCTTGGGTTACATCATAAGGGGCAATGTTTACTTGTATTTCTTCAATAGCATCCAGAGAAATAGGAGTAGA encodes:
- a CDS encoding sigma-54-dependent transcriptional regulator, which codes for MKKILLIEDDLSYQKLIKSFLTKQSFQVFSCEQKKEAFKWLEQEKIDLVITDYWLPDGTGLDILKQIKISYPALKVIFISNYSEVRIAVKAMKVGAFEYITKPINPDELLQTIKQALNTKEESSAQSQELTFVVGKSQSFKKIFKHVELVAPTDLSVLLIGETGTGKEYLARKIHALSNRGSGPFVAVDCGAISSDLSSSEFFGHVKGAFTGAVGDKTGYLEFANGGTLFLDEIGNLQPEIQSKLLRALQERSVKKVGSNQEVPLDIRIIAATNEDLENQQQSNFRLDLYHRINEFRIDVPPLRDRKEDIALFTEHFLQQSNVQFNKSVEGLSEQVARVFFQHTWQGNLRELKNILRRAVLLAEASKITEDLLPADFLKSPKTMDESPNNLSDYSITDVGSFKEHTEILEEKLISEALELFRHNKSKAAAHLGIDRKTLYLKMKKFGIN
- a CDS encoding TonB-dependent receptor, which codes for MRKITTIISLGLLLVLFVSYNNTKAQGVTSAGMTGLITDDMDEPLPGATIQALHTPSGTSYTMVTQTNGRFTIPNMRTGGPYRVEVSFIGFETKVYENINLALGQRYVLNTKMSDEDFELDAVVVAGFRDNLLNDERTGAATTINRESLTTMPTLSRSVQDFTRLTPQSNGESFAGQDPKAINFSLDGSIFNNAFGLSGSIPGAPTNSTPISLDAIEEIQVNIAPYDVTQGGFTGAAINAITRSGDNEFRGSAFITNRNERLVGSNARGTEVVTSDFNVQQYGFRLGGPIIKNKLFFFVSAESERRSDPNSPFVASAPGRTGANVTRVLQSDMDELRNFLVSNFDYDPGLYEDYNLPTVSDKFLIKFDYNINENHHLSARFNTLISSRDRPVARTSLGFGGRNQNLFSLNFQNSNYLLNDNIYSGIIELNSSFGNRFSNELRFGLTSNRNFRSWEGGDFPMVDILQDGRNYITFGTDLLSPNRALNSDVWQFQNNFSAYLNNHTLTAGVNFELFNFEYTFTPTFFGHYVYNSLDDFYRDAAGEAIELRRFQRQFSALADGSVPTAVTRAYIASAYVQDEINVTNNFKLTLGVRLDVPFYDQTALLNPEAATLDFRRPNGEPIEIRTDRLPEPQFMWSPRLGFNWDVTGDRTFQIRGGTGLFSGRPIYVNISNMVNTNGMLQGQIREDNTTNFPFNPDPNAYIPQNGGRPETYDLAYIDPRFRNPQVWRTNIGIDKEIWGGIVATVEGIYTSQVHDLIFYDANLLPSSRNLAGPDNRPLYGFSDEANRRNPTITNAVVMDNTSKGYSYSLTFQLKKYFDNGLHAMAAYTYAEAKNMVDGNTQHFLSYENIHSVRGGNFPELGFSLDDQRHRLISSVGYKKEYGKNYASTISLFYELRNQGVDSYVYNTDINGDLIAGNDLIFVPTESQLQEMQFEPFTLNGISYTAQDQRDIFNEFIQQDSHLNSRRGMYAVRNAVQFPLVGRLDLSFMQEFFINVGGKRNTLQLRADVFNFTNMLNNNWGTGQIIANESPIGIVNIDPITNVPTYRLNPSGGEIPRNSFVRTANIGDVWQMQLGVRYIFN